From a single Capsicum annuum cultivar UCD-10X-F1 chromosome 12, UCD10Xv1.1, whole genome shotgun sequence genomic region:
- the LOC107850704 gene encoding 6-phosphogluconate dehydrogenase, decarboxylating 3, chloroplastic, whose amino-acid sequence MESATTAQALSRIGLAGLAVMGQNLALNIAEKGFPISVYNRTTSKVDETLDRADSEGKLPLIGKYDPRDFVLSIQRPRSVIILVKAGAPVDQTIATLGEYLEPGDTIIDGGNEWYENTERRIKEAEGKGLLYLGMGVSGGEEGARNGPSLMPGGSHEAYMNIRDILEKVAAQVEDGPCVTYIGEGGSGNFVKMVHNGIEYGDMQLISEAYDVLKNAGGLSNSELADIFAEWNRGELESFLVEITADIFNVKDELTGNGELVDKILDKTGMKGTGKWTVQQAAELSIAAPTIAASLDSRYMSGLKDEREEASEIFKKEGMKVEISSDINGSSVDKKRLIDDVRQALYASKICSYAQGMNLLRAKSGEKGWNLNLGEMARIWKGGCIIRAVFLDRIKKAYQRNPNLANLMVDPEFAREMVQRQAAWRRVVGLAVQKGISVPGMSASLQYFDTYRRSRLPANLVQAQRDYFGAHTYERVDMPGAYHTEWAKHARKARV is encoded by the coding sequence ATGGAAAGCGCAACAACAGCACAAGCTCTATCCCGTATCGGCTTAGCTGGTCTAGCCGTCATGGGACAGAACCTAGCGTTAAACATCGCTGAGAAAGGTTTCCCTATTTCCGTATATAACAGAACCACTTCTAAAGTTGACGAGACTTTAGATCGCGCTGACAGTGAGGGAAAATTGCCGTTGATTGGGAAGTACGACCCTCGTGATTTTGTACTGTCAATTCAACGGCCTAGATCTGTTATTATTTTAGTGAAAGCTGGTGCACCCGTTGATCAAACGATTGCGACACTCGGAGAGTATCTAGAGCCTGGTGATACGATTATTGATGGGGGCAATGAGTGGTACGAGAATACGGAGAGGAGGATTAAGGAGGCGGAGGGAAAAGGCTTGTTGTATTTGGGAATGGGTGTTTCGGGTGGAGAAGAGGGAGCGAGAAATGGGCCTTCATTAATGCCTGGTGGGTCACACGAAGCGTATATGAATATTAGGGATATTTTAGAGAAGGTTGCTGCTCAAGTTGAGGATGGGCCGTGTGTTACGTATATTGGTGAAGGTGGTTCGGGTAATTTCGTGAAAATGGTGCATAATGGAATTGAATATGGTGATATGCAGTTGATTTCTGAGGCGTATGATGTGTTGAAGAATGCGGGTGGATTGAGTAATTCGGAGTTAGCTGATATTTTTGCGGAGTGGAATCGTGGAGAGTTAGAGAGTTTTTTAGTTGAAATTACTGCAGATATATTCAATGTGAAGGATGAGTTAACGGGGAATGGAGAGTTGGTAGATAAGATTTTGGATAAGACGGGGATGAAAGGAACAGGGAAATGGACTGTGCAGCAGGCTGCGGAGCTGTCTATTGCAGCTCCGACGATTGCTGCTTCGTTAGACAGTAGGTATATGAGTGGATTGAAGGATGAGAGGGAAGAAGCATCGGAGATTTTTAAGAAGGAAGGAATGAAGGTGGAGATAAGTTCGGATATTAATGGTAGCAGTGTTGATAAGAAGAGATTGATTGATGATGTGAGGCAGGCATTGTATGCCTCGAAAATCTGTAGTTATGCTCAAGGGATGAATTTGCTAAGGGCGAAGAGCGGTGAGAAGGGGTGGAATTTGAATTTAGGAGAGATGGCAAGGATTTGGAAAGGAGGGTGTATTATCAGGGCAGTGTTTTTGGATCGTATTAAGAAGGCGTATCAGAGGAATCCTAATCTGGCTAACTTGATGGTTGACCCGGAGTTTGCAAGGGAGATGGTGCAGAGGCAAGCAGCGTGGAGGAGAGTGGTGGGATTGGCTGTGCAGAAGGGTATTAGTGTTCCTGGAATGTCTGCAAGTCTTCAGTATTTCGACACCTACAGGCGTTCTAGGCTTCCAGCAAACCTTGTGCAGGCTCAGAGGGACTATTTCGGGGCACATACTTATGAGAGGGTTGACATGCCAGGAGCATACCATACAGAGTGGGCGAAACATGCTAGGAAAGCCAGAGTGTAA